One window of Papaver somniferum cultivar HN1 chromosome 9, ASM357369v1, whole genome shotgun sequence genomic DNA carries:
- the LOC113311657 gene encoding LOB domain-containing protein 4-like translates to MVQELPESQRVDAVSSMVYEANSRIRDPDIDDFMMINAITTRHQQQQQPTTNTIFPTSSSLSSLQQDIDDIMSNKIITQSSSPDNNFHGSIFGHANMGLEWNHPCGHN, encoded by the exons ATGGTACAA GAGCTTCCTGAGTCCCAAAGAGTTGATGCAGTCAGTAGTATGGTTTACGAAGCGAATTCGAGAATAAGAGATCCA GATATTGATGATTTTATGATGATTAATGCCATTACTACTCgacatcagcaacaacaacaacccacAACTAATACCATATTCCCTACTTCATCGTCATTATCATCTTTGCAACAAGATATTGATGATATTATGAGTAATAAGATTATTACTCAATCTTCGTCTCCAGATAACAATTTCCATGGGTCAATCTTCGGCCACGCGAATATGGGTTTGGAATGGAACCATCCTTGTGGACATAATTAA
- the LOC113311659 gene encoding LOB domain-containing protein 1-like, whose product MGSSTDTSMATNIHNQSPAPSLCQVVVTPCAACKILRRRCGEKCILAPYFPPTEPLKFTTAHRVFGASNITKMLQELPESQRVDAVSSMVYEANWRIRNPVYGCAGTIYQLQKQVGDLQALLAKCQAEIISMQCQQAHFVGPLCMEMKQSSLSSLQQDIDDFMSNKISTQSSSPDNNFDGLGFGEANTCSEWEPSLWTRLN is encoded by the exons ATGGGTTCATCAACTGATACCTCCATGGCCACCAACATCCATAATCAATCACCAGCTCCATCTCTTTGTCAAGTAGTAGTAACTCCTTGTGCTGCCTGCAAAATCCTTCGTCGACGATGTGGTGAAAAATGTATACTAGCTCCTTATTTTCCACCAACTGAACCCTTAAAGTTTACTACTGCTCATAGGGTTTTTGGTGCTAGCAATATCACCAAAATGCTACAG GAGCTTCCCGAGTCCCAAAGAGTTGATGCAGTCAGTAGTATGGTTTACGAAGCGAATTGGAGAATAAGAAATCCAGTTTATGGTTGTGCCGGAACAATTTATCAACTACAAAAACAAGTTGGTGATCTTCAAGCTCTATTAGCAAAATGTCAAGCAGAGATTATTAGCATGCAGTGTCAACAAGCTCACTTTGTGGGCCCACTTTGCATGGaaatgaaaca ATCGTCATTATCATCTTTGCAACAAGATATTGATGATTTTATGAGTAATAAGATTAGTACTCAATCTTCATCTCCAGATAACAATTTCGATGGGTTAGGATTCGGGGAAGCCAATACGTGTTCCGAATGGGAACCATCCTTATGGACACGATTAAATTGA